One part of the Gemmatimonadota bacterium genome encodes these proteins:
- a CDS encoding proteasome accessory factor PafA2 family protein, with the protein MWCAQCRFAPGESGAPQGMAWCDMTRLFGIETEYGITIDEVDKVDVVEESMQLIRCYQQGAFVPLWDYRLENPRRDERGFEVKNLLNDADEKVHLQQDRKRKIPFKELKSDLIIYNGSRFYNDHTHPEYSTGECTSLFELVAQDKAGERIVDICAQRRTEMLDQGVVRMYKNNTDFEGHSYGCHENYLMDRSVPFERILQGLLLFFPTRQIFCGAGKVGVEREDRAPIYQLSQRAEFFEVIASVDTMHKRPVVNTRDEPHADAAQYRRLHVIVGDANMSEYITALKVGSTALVIDLIEAGCLPDYQLKDPIAAMKNIARDQSYAWLVEVEGPGHRLIPAVEIQDAFLALARREFAGRDRETDWVLSAWEDVIEKLRRDPMDLVGVCDWVTKKWLIDSFCEAEDLAWDNPDDLFWMQSQDLEYSNVDRDAGLYYLLESQGQMVRLVGDDEVAAAMSEPPSGTRAYFRGRSLEKFGDYVSSINWDRIVFKRNGRQHAVDMKLLVDEERVVRYNEVLDRSETLESFLEALDKVERRP; encoded by the coding sequence ATGTGGTGCGCGCAGTGCCGATTCGCCCCCGGCGAGAGCGGCGCGCCTCAAGGCATGGCGTGGTGTGATATGACGCGCTTATTCGGTATAGAAACGGAATATGGGATCACGATTGACGAGGTGGATAAGGTCGATGTGGTAGAAGAGTCGATGCAGTTGATTCGATGCTATCAGCAGGGGGCTTTTGTTCCGTTGTGGGATTATCGGCTGGAGAATCCCCGGCGGGATGAGCGGGGGTTCGAGGTTAAAAATCTGTTGAATGATGCCGATGAGAAGGTGCATTTGCAGCAGGACCGCAAGCGCAAAATTCCGTTTAAAGAATTGAAGAGCGATTTGATTATTTACAATGGGTCCCGGTTTTACAACGATCATACGCATCCGGAGTATTCAACGGGTGAGTGTACGAGTTTGTTCGAGCTTGTGGCACAGGATAAGGCGGGGGAGCGCATTGTGGATATTTGCGCGCAGCGGCGCACGGAGATGCTCGATCAGGGCGTTGTGCGAATGTACAAGAATAATACGGATTTCGAAGGGCATAGCTATGGGTGTCACGAGAATTATTTGATGGATCGCTCGGTGCCCTTCGAGCGTATATTACAGGGGTTGTTGCTGTTTTTTCCCACGCGGCAGATTTTTTGTGGGGCGGGCAAGGTGGGTGTTGAGCGCGAGGATCGCGCACCGATTTATCAGTTGTCGCAGCGCGCGGAGTTTTTTGAGGTGATCGCGAGTGTGGATACGATGCACAAGCGTCCGGTTGTGAATACGCGCGATGAACCCCACGCAGATGCGGCGCAATATCGCCGGTTGCATGTGATTGTGGGCGATGCCAATATGTCGGAGTATATTACGGCGCTCAAGGTGGGGTCAACGGCGCTGGTGATCGATTTGATTGAGGCGGGTTGTTTGCCGGATTATCAGTTGAAGGATCCGATTGCGGCGATGAAGAATATCGCCCGGGATCAGTCGTATGCGTGGCTGGTAGAGGTCGAGGGTCCCGGCCATCGCCTAATTCCCGCGGTTGAGATTCAGGATGCGTTTTTGGCTCTGGCACGGCGCGAGTTTGCCGGGCGGGATCGCGAGACGGATTGGGTGTTGTCGGCGTGGGAAGATGTGATAGAGAAGTTGCGCCGCGATCCAATGGATCTGGTGGGGGTGTGCGATTGGGTGACGAAGAAGTGGCTGATCGATAGTTTTTGCGAGGCGGAGGATCTGGCGTGGGATAATCCCGATGATTTGTTCTGGATGCAGAGCCAGGATCTGGAATATAGCAATGTGGATCGGGACGCGGGGTTGTATTATTTGCTGGAGTCGCAAGGGCAGATGGTGCGTCTGGTGGGCGATGATGAGGTGGCAGCGGCAATGTCGGAGCCGCCTTCGGGTACGCGGGCGTATTTTCGAGGGCGCAGTTTGGAGAAGTTCGGCGATTATGTGTCGTCGATTAACTGGGATCGCATTGTGTTTAAGCGCAATGGCCGCCAGCATGCAGTGGATATGAAATTATTGGTGGATGAAGAGCGGGTAGTGCGTTATAATGAGGTACTTGATCGTTCGGAGACGTTGGAGAGTTTTTTAGAGGCGTTAGACAAGGTGGAAAGGAGGCCGTAG
- a CDS encoding DUF1854 domain-containing protein encodes MDLMIQQLIPETIDIRQNGDSLVLFADGEELYIDHIVRCFPFSTPDQWISLRDRDGTELGLLPTLDGLNTQSRALIEEHLKDRYDIPKIQTIRNIESNKEGGTTWDIDTDAGPMDFTIRGDQNLNLNAFPEIVFTDAITRKRYKIPDYTKLDRVSQKIARAYLPMSSRHYSGRRGGRSRR; translated from the coding sequence ATGGACCTCATGATACAACAACTCATCCCCGAAACCATTGACATACGTCAAAACGGCGACAGCCTGGTCCTCTTTGCCGACGGAGAAGAACTGTACATCGATCACATCGTGCGATGCTTCCCCTTCTCCACGCCCGACCAGTGGATCAGCCTCCGCGACCGGGACGGAACCGAACTCGGCCTCTTGCCCACACTCGACGGACTAAACACACAATCCCGGGCGCTCATTGAAGAACACCTCAAAGACCGCTACGACATCCCCAAAATTCAGACCATACGCAACATCGAAAGCAACAAAGAAGGCGGCACAACCTGGGACATCGACACCGACGCGGGACCTATGGACTTCACAATCCGCGGCGATCAGAACCTCAACCTCAACGCATTCCCCGAAATCGTATTCACCGACGCCATAACGCGCAAACGCTACAAAATCCCCGACTATACCAAACTCGACCGCGTCAGTCAAAAAATCGCCCGCGCGTACCTGCCCATGAGCTCTCGCCACTACTCCGGACGGCGAGGGGGCAGGAGCAGGCGATAA
- a CDS encoding ABC transporter ATP-binding protein — MNVFLRLVTYVRPYLGRVCIGIGATLVMIGLDAAQPLLMREVIDNILTPYFTEGNYIGGDFSDTKIAADFDRLQYYALLLLGVYILHTIFSFINRYLLNRTGQDILFSLRVQVYDHLQRLGLRFYNDRSTGELMSRVTADVESLQYTVTDTLERVLVNIATIIIYGSILFGLSFELALITLLPMPIYSILIIFYNRTIRPYYTMARERIADISALLQDNLSGIRVIKCFAREGHELSRFTQKCKAFLTISITIIKTRVAFFPLARFIISMGPLLVLLFGGQQIISGTLTIGTLFAFQSFLWRFYGPVESLTRINDTIVRAAASARRIFEILDTQPEIKDTPNARAFARLNGRVEFQNVTFAYEHGPPVLQGVSLIAQSGQLIGLVGPSGAGKTTIINLICRFYDPDSGTVCVDGHDLKNMQRASLRSQIGMVLQEPFLFNGTIRENIAYGKLNATEADIINAAMMANAHDFVCGFPDAYDTHIGERGVRLSGGEKQRISIARAILNDPRILILDEATSSVDTETEMLIQKALERLMEGRTTFAIAHRLSTVRRADCLYVIDRGKIVESGTHTRLLASDGLYARLCDMQFALEEA, encoded by the coding sequence ATGAACGTCTTCCTTCGCCTCGTCACCTATGTTCGCCCTTACCTGGGCCGCGTGTGCATCGGCATCGGCGCCACCCTCGTCATGATCGGCCTGGATGCCGCGCAACCCCTGCTCATGCGCGAAGTCATCGACAACATCTTGACCCCCTACTTCACAGAAGGGAATTATATTGGCGGCGACTTCTCCGACACAAAAATCGCAGCCGACTTCGACCGCCTCCAATACTACGCCCTGCTCCTCCTCGGCGTCTATATCCTCCACACCATCTTCAGCTTCATCAACCGCTACCTCCTCAACCGAACGGGTCAGGACATCCTCTTCAGCCTCCGCGTCCAGGTCTATGACCACCTCCAGCGCCTGGGACTGCGCTTTTACAACGACCGCAGCACAGGCGAACTCATGTCGCGCGTAACCGCCGACGTCGAATCCCTCCAATACACCGTCACAGACACCCTGGAACGCGTACTCGTCAATATCGCAACCATCATCATCTACGGCAGCATCCTCTTTGGCCTCAGCTTTGAACTCGCCCTCATTACCCTGTTGCCCATGCCCATATACAGCATCCTCATCATCTTCTACAACCGCACCATACGCCCCTATTACACCATGGCGCGCGAACGCATAGCCGACATCAGCGCCCTCTTGCAAGACAACCTCTCCGGCATCCGCGTCATCAAATGCTTTGCCCGCGAAGGCCACGAACTCTCTCGCTTCACCCAAAAATGCAAAGCCTTCCTCACCATCAGCATCACCATCATCAAAACCCGCGTCGCCTTCTTCCCCCTCGCCCGATTCATCATCTCCATGGGGCCCCTCCTCGTCCTCCTCTTTGGTGGGCAACAAATCATCTCGGGCACCCTCACCATCGGCACCCTCTTCGCCTTTCAAAGCTTTCTCTGGCGCTTCTACGGCCCCGTAGAAAGCCTCACCCGCATCAACGACACCATCGTGCGCGCAGCCGCCTCAGCGCGTCGCATCTTTGAAATCCTGGACACCCAGCCCGAAATAAAAGACACCCCCAACGCCCGCGCCTTTGCCCGCCTGAACGGCCGCGTTGAATTTCAAAACGTCACCTTTGCCTACGAACACGGCCCCCCCGTCCTCCAGGGCGTATCCCTCATCGCACAATCCGGCCAGCTCATCGGCCTCGTTGGACCCAGCGGCGCGGGCAAAACCACCATCATCAACCTCATCTGCCGCTTTTACGACCCCGACTCCGGCACCGTGTGCGTTGACGGACATGACCTCAAAAACATGCAACGCGCATCCCTGCGCAGCCAAATCGGCATGGTCTTACAAGAACCCTTCCTCTTCAACGGAACCATCCGCGAAAACATCGCCTACGGCAAACTCAACGCCACCGAAGCCGACATCATCAACGCCGCCATGATGGCCAACGCCCACGACTTCGTCTGCGGATTTCCGGACGCTTATGACACCCACATTGGCGAACGGGGCGTGCGCCTATCCGGCGGCGAAAAACAGCGCATCTCCATCGCCCGCGCCATCCTCAACGACCCGCGCATCCTCATCCTGGACGAAGCCACATCCTCTGTTGACACCGAAACCGAAATGCTCATCCAAAAAGCACTCGAACGCCTCATGGAAGGCCGCACCACCTTTGCGATCGCCCATCGCCTATCCACCGTGCGCCGCGCCGACTGCCTCTACGTCATCGACCGCGGCAAAATCGTCGAATCCGGCACACACACCCGGCTACTCGCCAGCGACGGCCTCTACGCCCGCCTGTGCGACATGCAATTCGCGCTGGAAGAGGCATAA
- a CDS encoding isochorismatase family protein: protein MPGVIFWDVDTQYDFIMPDGKLYVTASEKRLPNLKKLTDYARQRDIPIYGSVDNHQIDDPEISDNPDFLKTFPPHCIAGTEGQKKVPETQPQNPLWIDPDAPGDLIGRVQKHTGEIIFRKQRFDVFTNPNVEPVLNAIKPDRIVLYGVALDVCNAYAINGFLKRNTAPIYLVLDAAQAIVPERGDRLVAEWRQQGVEIVSTDEIVNPKNVKATTDEHR, encoded by the coding sequence ATGCCCGGCGTCATATTCTGGGATGTCGATACCCAATACGACTTCATCATGCCCGACGGCAAACTCTACGTCACCGCATCGGAAAAGCGCTTGCCGAACCTCAAAAAACTCACAGACTATGCCAGACAACGGGACATCCCCATCTACGGCTCGGTTGACAACCACCAGATAGACGACCCTGAAATCTCCGACAACCCGGACTTCCTGAAAACCTTTCCCCCCCACTGCATCGCCGGCACAGAAGGACAAAAAAAAGTACCTGAAACCCAACCGCAAAACCCCCTCTGGATCGACCCGGATGCCCCGGGCGACCTCATCGGTCGGGTACAAAAACACACCGGGGAAATCATCTTTCGCAAACAGCGCTTTGACGTCTTCACCAACCCCAACGTCGAACCTGTACTCAACGCCATCAAACCCGACCGCATCGTCCTCTACGGCGTAGCCCTCGACGTCTGCAACGCCTACGCCATTAACGGCTTCTTAAAACGCAACACAGCGCCCATCTATCTCGTCCTGGACGCCGCACAAGCCATCGTTCCCGAACGCGGCGACCGCCTGGTAGCCGAATGGCGACAACAGGGCGTCGAAATCGTATCCACCGATGAAATTGTCAACCCTAAAAACGTAAAAGCAACCACAGATGAACACAGATAA
- a CDS encoding sulfatase-like hydrolase/transferase: protein MPEQPNILLFISDQQRTDTLRCYGNDWIQSPHQDALAERSFVFENTYVTQPVCTPARGSLMTGLYPHNHECMVNRDHLRDEIPSIAEMLPDTYRKAMFGKWHLGDDSVRQHGFDEWISTEDDHRNKYSRPGLPFSSYYYWMKEQGIEPQNNSATGEIIYSPRQRSQLPAEYQMGTFIANHSERFIRENTHRPWLLVFSTFEPHPPMTGPYDGMYDPDALPVGPTFIKKPEGHALFNRARAEHYLSNRVEGQDMRQEHSWRKLRAQYYGNVKIIDDAIGRMVQALEETGQMENTIFAVTSDHGEMAGDHAMFEKRAFYEESARVPMILSVPWLTQTQKRIDGVFGHADLIATLLELANQRPTLPGRPCADVLNGGADLRDHTAFMEWNGIGDRNLGNPKINLMATLPWRCAVTGDRWKLNLCAGDQCELFDLNNDPYEETNLFDDPAHRDRAREIAARIRLWQHQTNDHAPLPAI, encoded by the coding sequence ATGCCAGAACAACCGAACATCCTGCTCTTCATCAGCGACCAGCAGCGCACGGACACCCTGCGGTGTTACGGCAACGACTGGATACAATCGCCGCATCAAGACGCATTGGCAGAGCGCAGCTTCGTCTTTGAAAACACCTACGTCACCCAACCCGTATGCACCCCCGCGCGCGGATCCCTCATGACCGGCCTGTACCCGCACAACCACGAATGCATGGTCAACCGCGACCACTTGCGCGACGAAATCCCATCCATCGCAGAAATGCTACCCGACACCTATCGGAAAGCCATGTTTGGCAAATGGCACCTCGGCGACGACTCCGTGCGACAACACGGCTTTGACGAATGGATCAGCACAGAAGACGACCACCGCAACAAATACTCCCGCCCCGGCCTGCCCTTCAGCAGCTATTACTACTGGATGAAAGAACAGGGCATAGAACCCCAAAACAACAGCGCCACCGGAGAAATCATCTACTCACCGCGCCAGCGATCCCAACTCCCCGCAGAATACCAGATGGGCACCTTCATCGCCAACCACTCCGAGCGATTCATCCGGGAAAACACACACCGCCCGTGGCTCCTCGTATTCAGCACATTTGAGCCACACCCCCCAATGACCGGACCCTACGACGGCATGTACGACCCCGATGCCCTGCCCGTTGGCCCCACCTTCATCAAAAAACCAGAAGGACACGCCCTGTTTAACCGCGCCCGCGCAGAACACTACCTCAGCAACAGGGTTGAAGGCCAGGACATGCGACAAGAACACTCCTGGCGAAAACTGCGGGCGCAATACTACGGCAACGTAAAAATCATCGACGACGCCATAGGCCGCATGGTACAGGCACTGGAAGAAACCGGACAAATGGAAAACACCATCTTTGCCGTCACCAGCGACCACGGCGAAATGGCGGGCGACCACGCCATGTTTGAAAAACGCGCATTCTACGAAGAATCTGCACGCGTCCCCATGATCTTAAGCGTCCCGTGGCTCACCCAAACGCAAAAGCGCATCGACGGCGTCTTTGGACACGCGGACCTCATCGCCACCCTGTTGGAACTCGCCAATCAGCGCCCAACCCTCCCGGGCCGCCCGTGTGCCGATGTCTTAAACGGCGGTGCCGACCTGCGCGACCACACCGCATTCATGGAATGGAACGGCATAGGCGACCGCAACCTGGGCAACCCAAAAATCAACCTCATGGCCACCTTGCCCTGGCGCTGTGCCGTAACCGGAGACCGGTGGAAACTCAACTTATGTGCTGGCGACCAGTGCGAATTATTCGACCTGAACAACGACCCCTATGAAGAAACCAACCTCTTTGACGACCCTGCGCACCGCGACCGGGCGCGAGAAATCGCGGCCCGCATTCGACTGTGGCAACACCAGACCAATGACCACGCGCCATTGCCGGCGATATAA
- a CDS encoding proteasome accessory factor PafA2 family protein, with protein MRDRIFGIETEYGCLAPEHEGFVSPDTISVKVKDHIFHVDRIGIVDIHYRGRDEPPGNGGFLFNAGRIYIDMGHLEYATPECMGLWDIVAFDRAGDIILHRALHALGLAKEASFLKNNIDHYTGATFGCHENYLVRRNVPFSTVVIPALLPFLVTRQIFCGAGRVGSYDDSFYYYGHNARDAVNREDPVNFQISQRADHIVTEIYQWIQFSRAIINTRDEPLADHSKYRRLHLLVGDSNMSEYATALKVGTTAMVLNLLERKIFPGDVVALGDPVWALKEISRDPTHKWILDRQNGRSISAIDIQRVYLDLSQRHLRGLDEESDWVLDEWERTLDDLESNPMQLTDRLDWVAKKWLLDAFRESENLSWDDPWLQSLDLEYHNIDPNRGLYFDLEQQGKMKRVLTDDRVEEACGTPPADTRAKARAAMVKTLSENRVRYIVDWDSVYLENEYHLSFRDPFDTYDEAAEAFAEEVEIASKMMGLRRGK; from the coding sequence ATGAGAGATCGCATTTTTGGCATTGAAACCGAGTATGGGTGTTTGGCACCCGAGCACGAGGGTTTTGTGAGTCCAGATACCATTTCGGTGAAGGTTAAGGATCACATTTTTCACGTTGACCGTATCGGGATTGTGGATATTCACTATCGCGGACGGGATGAACCCCCGGGCAATGGGGGTTTTTTGTTTAATGCCGGGCGGATTTATATCGATATGGGGCATCTGGAGTACGCGACGCCCGAGTGTATGGGGTTGTGGGATATTGTGGCTTTTGATCGGGCTGGCGATATCATTTTGCATCGGGCATTGCACGCGCTGGGGTTGGCCAAGGAAGCGTCGTTTTTGAAGAATAATATCGATCACTATACGGGTGCGACGTTTGGCTGTCACGAAAATTATCTGGTCAGGCGCAATGTGCCGTTTTCAACGGTTGTGATTCCCGCGCTGTTGCCGTTTTTGGTGACGCGCCAGATTTTCTGCGGTGCAGGTCGCGTGGGCAGTTATGACGATAGTTTTTATTATTATGGGCACAATGCGCGCGATGCGGTCAATCGGGAGGATCCGGTGAATTTCCAGATTTCTCAGCGTGCGGATCATATTGTGACGGAGATTTATCAATGGATTCAGTTTTCTCGCGCGATTATCAATACGCGAGATGAACCGCTGGCAGATCACAGCAAGTACCGCCGTTTGCACCTTCTGGTGGGCGATTCGAATATGTCGGAGTATGCGACGGCACTGAAGGTCGGTACGACTGCGATGGTGCTGAATCTTCTGGAGCGGAAGATTTTCCCGGGGGATGTGGTGGCGCTGGGCGATCCGGTGTGGGCATTGAAGGAGATTTCGCGCGATCCAACGCATAAGTGGATTCTGGATCGGCAAAATGGGCGCTCTATTTCGGCGATTGATATTCAGCGCGTTTATCTGGATTTGTCGCAGCGCCATTTGAGAGGTCTGGATGAGGAGTCGGATTGGGTGCTGGATGAGTGGGAGCGCACGCTGGATGATCTGGAGTCCAATCCGATGCAGTTGACCGATCGTCTGGATTGGGTGGCAAAGAAGTGGTTGTTGGATGCGTTTCGCGAGTCGGAGAATTTGAGTTGGGACGATCCGTGGTTGCAGAGTTTGGATCTGGAGTATCACAATATCGATCCCAATCGCGGGTTGTATTTCGATCTGGAGCAACAGGGGAAGATGAAGCGCGTGTTGACCGATGATCGCGTTGAGGAGGCTTGTGGGACGCCTCCGGCTGATACGCGGGCAAAGGCGCGGGCGGCGATGGTGAAGACGTTGTCGGAAAATCGGGTGCGGTATATTGTGGATTGGGATTCGGTGTATTTGGAAAATGAATACCATTTGAGTTTCCGCGATCCGTTTGATACGTATGACGAGGCGGCAGAGGCGTTTGCCGAGGAGGTCGAGATCGCGTCGAAGATGATGGGGTTGAGGAGGGGGAAGTAG
- a CDS encoding proteasome subunit alpha translates to MQSGGDFVDLLRQSGYRFPGENLGDVQAERALPFEPTDATTILAFQYADGVLVAGDRRATAGNMVLYDRADKVIDLDAFSVMAISGSPSIAFEIARILEHAFQYYRRRLLQEMSLQAKLRRLSLLIKDNLPMAMQGIGAVIPIFATYDRVDARGKIYFYDALGAQFESADFTTTGSGSPAIRGAMYYLNRWGGRRFVDMDRDAAIGHALQLLDTASEYDSATGRYERSADIFPSVKTITASGLAEIETEALRELYVQYVDGEEAGRA, encoded by the coding sequence ATGCAATCGGGTGGAGATTTTGTCGATTTGCTGCGGCAATCGGGCTATCGGTTTCCGGGTGAGAATCTGGGCGATGTGCAGGCCGAGCGCGCACTGCCGTTTGAGCCGACGGATGCGACGACGATTCTGGCTTTTCAATATGCCGATGGGGTGCTCGTTGCAGGGGATCGCCGCGCTACTGCGGGCAATATGGTGCTTTACGACCGCGCGGATAAGGTGATTGATCTGGATGCGTTTTCGGTGATGGCAATTTCGGGGTCGCCTTCGATTGCGTTTGAGATTGCGCGGATTCTGGAGCATGCGTTTCAGTATTATCGCCGCCGTTTGCTTCAGGAGATGAGTTTGCAGGCGAAGTTGCGCCGGTTGTCGCTGCTGATCAAGGATAATTTGCCGATGGCGATGCAGGGTATTGGCGCTGTGATTCCGATTTTTGCGACGTATGACCGGGTGGATGCGCGGGGTAAAATTTATTTTTACGATGCGCTGGGGGCGCAGTTTGAGAGTGCGGATTTTACGACGACGGGGTCGGGGTCGCCGGCGATTCGCGGTGCGATGTATTATTTGAATCGCTGGGGCGGTCGGCGCTTTGTGGATATGGATCGGGATGCGGCTATCGGGCACGCGCTTCAGCTTCTGGATACGGCGTCGGAATACGATTCGGCGACGGGACGATACGAGCGGTCGGCTGATATTTTTCCGTCGGTGAAGACGATTACGGCGTCGGGTCTGGCGGAGATCGAGACCGAGGCGTTGCGGGAGCTTTATGTTCAATACGTGGATGGGGAGGAGGCGGGACGCGCATGA
- a CDS encoding ubiquitin-like protein UBact: MDKVLQFERRTKPVDPGGPGPGDDGDGGPARPKVERPDTRDLLRRMRRVDPNQARRYRQRTGE, from the coding sequence ATGGATAAGGTCTTGCAGTTTGAACGACGGACGAAGCCGGTCGATCCGGGAGGACCTGGTCCGGGTGATGATGGCGATGGTGGCCCCGCACGCCCGAAGGTGGAGCGGCCAGATACACGGGATTTGCTGCGGCGCATGCGGCGCGTTGATCCCAATCAGGCGCGGCGCTATCGCCAGCGTACAGGCGAGTAG
- a CDS encoding DUF1343 domain-containing protein: MRTGTRYTAILFLLHLATSASATQVQMGVDVFLAHHTHLVENARVGLITNPTGRTKTGTTTIAALQQHPDVNLVALFALEHGITAKAKAGEHVRDTQMDSLPVYSLYGSGRSLKSALDNIDVIIYDIQDVGSRAYTYIWSLTKIIKAAGEHNKRVIVLDRPNPLGGLTVDGPISEEKWRSLVAGLYPVPRAYGLTAGELARYLNREHLLACSLTVVPLEGYQRNTRWADIGRNWIPPSPRIPSPESAICFAATGTIGTLGTLHIGIGTHMPFQIVGAPWINAEKTARYLNAMQLPGVEFQPIIFKPDTWLFRNKKVQAIFLHITDPVAFRPTRTEVSILAHLVATYPEFKIPKDRHERFDSAMGTSTVREALLKGDSAREIWERWESALEKFATVREKYFLY; this comes from the coding sequence GTGAGAACAGGTACAAGGTACACCGCCATTCTCTTTCTTTTGCACCTTGCAACATCTGCCTCAGCAACACAGGTACAAATGGGCGTAGATGTATTTTTGGCACACCACACCCATCTGGTAGAAAATGCACGCGTCGGCCTGATCACCAACCCCACGGGACGCACAAAAACAGGCACCACAACAATCGCCGCCCTGCAACAGCACCCGGACGTAAACCTCGTCGCCCTATTTGCACTTGAACACGGAATCACAGCAAAAGCAAAAGCCGGCGAACACGTGCGCGACACGCAAATGGATAGCCTGCCCGTATATTCCCTCTACGGAAGCGGCCGCTCCTTGAAATCCGCACTGGACAACATCGACGTCATAATCTACGACATACAGGACGTGGGCAGCAGAGCCTACACCTACATCTGGAGCCTCACCAAAATCATAAAAGCCGCGGGCGAACACAACAAACGCGTCATCGTCCTCGACCGCCCCAACCCCCTCGGCGGACTAACCGTAGATGGACCCATAAGCGAAGAAAAATGGCGATCCCTGGTCGCGGGCCTATATCCAGTACCCCGCGCGTATGGACTTACCGCAGGCGAACTCGCCCGATATCTCAACCGGGAACACCTCCTCGCCTGTTCCCTCACAGTCGTACCCCTGGAAGGCTATCAGCGCAACACGCGCTGGGCGGACATCGGACGCAACTGGATCCCGCCATCCCCCAGGATCCCATCGCCCGAATCTGCCATATGCTTTGCCGCAACCGGAACCATTGGCACATTGGGAACCCTGCACATCGGCATAGGAACCCACATGCCCTTTCAAATCGTCGGCGCGCCGTGGATCAACGCAGAAAAAACAGCCCGATACCTGAACGCCATGCAACTGCCCGGCGTAGAATTTCAACCCATAATCTTTAAACCCGACACATGGCTCTTTCGCAACAAAAAAGTACAGGCTATATTCCTGCACATAACAGACCCCGTCGCCTTTCGACCCACGCGCACAGAAGTATCCATACTCGCCCATCTCGTAGCGACATATCCCGAATTCAAAATCCCAAAAGACCGGCATGAACGCTTTGACAGTGCCATGGGAACCAGCACCGTGCGCGAAGCCCTCTTAAAAGGCGACAGTGCGCGGGAAATATGGGAGCGATGGGAATCGGCGTTGGAAAAATTCGCTACTGTGAGGGAAAAATACTTTTTGTATTAA